GGTTCAAGACCAAGGGTggtcgcccctccccaaaaaccacACCCAAACGGCCATGTAggccaattgggacaatattgaactcaaacgaaaggtatttggtagtataatacgaaacttatatacaaatttgggtgCTATTTCCAGGAGGGTTGCCCCACTCCAAAATAaagccccaaatggacatgtacaccgaaGATGGCAATATGGAACATAACGTAACTAATTTGAGAGTACaacacgaaacttatatacaaatttagtgTCAAGTTCctggggatccgcctcacctATTCCCAGGGGGGTCGTCCCACTCCAAAATTATAACTGAAATAGACATGTACACGgaacgggacaatatagggttctaagaaaaggtatttaagagttaaATACGTAcataaattatattaaaaattggaccaTGTAAACAGGGACGACAAACACTTTAGGGTATGGCGAAGCACACCGTGCCAGCTATTTGttagaaatataaaattttaaaatgccaatataaaccaaataccatttgcatcttcgatcattcagctcgtctcgaaagagaaacaaacaaaaattgtaaaattttatgatttcgtcctaacaggcaaaaagaaaaaacttgacaaatatcaaaatatttgtatatcccccaccataggatggaggtatactaatttcgtcattccgtttgtaattcctcgaaatattcgtctaagaacttacaaaatatatatatgcttgagtcgattaagccatgtccttccgtctgtccgtccgtcggtcgaaaacacgctaactttagaaAGAATAGaactaggcgcttaaaattttacacaaatacttcctataagtgtaggtcggttgggattttaaataagccatatcggtccatattttgatatagctgccacataaaccgatcttggaccttgatttCTTCAACctttagacggcgcaattcttatcatatttggctgaaattttgtatgaagtgtttggttgcagcttccaacaactgtgctatgtttggttcaaattggttcataacctgatatagctgcctcataACCCGATCTCGGATCTAGATTTcgcgagcctctagagtgcgcaattattctccgatttggttgaaattttgcatttagcgGATATTGTCTGGCGGCAGACCGTAGGGTTCTCTGATTCTATTATGAaaagataaacaaaaaacactttGATTTCAAAGTAAGGcagaaaaacttctcacatatcaatgagtactgtgctattcaaatttaaactcaacgGTAACGGACCtaatttttatagctgagtccgaacgggttgccgcagtgcgaaacctctttagGAAGAAGTTTTTGCGTAGCTTATatgcatggtatagtaccttacaaatattaccagcaataggaggggaaaaccacagctgaaaaattttatgcgatgttctcgccaaagTTCGAACCATTTAGCGATTTAAGCGGACGTGTTAACCTCTACGCTCATTAAAAATGTGTACTCTTACTGAGGGAATGGTGAAGAGATAGCTGTGTTTACAAATGTTTACTTAtcttatcgccaggatttgaacccagacattCATCATTATAGAAAGGCATACTAATAATAAAAGCATTGCCAAGCACCATGTTATAATACGGAAACTAAccattattttacaaaaaaaaacgcaaaacatTTAGGTAATAAAAGCTAAAAATAGCAATACAAAAGACTTGGGACACGAACTTGAAattttatcatcatcatcaaataaaaataaaaataaactaatTATTTTGCAAATAAGCTCTCTTATTCTACATTAAATCATTCAAAACAACAATTTAATGTCTTTTTGAGCTATACTAGGTAATTTATTGTCAAAAACAAATCATTTAGATCATGTGTTAAACTCACGAAAAGCAAAAAACTACACACTATCTTATAAAAAACATCGctcatttaaaaatataaaaaaaaaattctattgcaAACAAAAGTAAAAGGTTTCGCAGGTAATAAAGATCATCTAAACAACAGAAAATGAACAAAACCACAAAAAGTTTCAACAAAGGCATAGTGTTGAATCAGTGCAATAACTTAAAACGAGTCTTCCCGCCTCGACCCAGGCATAAACTGTGAATGTTGGAGGAGTCATCAAATGTGAGGCCCCACACCCAATGGATGATGTTAGAATTATGATTCACTCAACCACATATTTATCAGACTAGCCTGGCTAAGGTTTACCACTTTGTGAAGAATGATTACAAACCTGAAACCTGTTATTTTATGGATGGTGGGGACACCCACCTTAGCAAACGAACATTCAGCACATAAATATATTTGAATGTCAcctattttaagaaaatacttGAACTAGGAAGTCATAAAGTTAAAGCTTCGTTTGCCATTATTTGTCCTTTTCCATTTGTTCAATTGTTTAGTCATCCATTGACAATTCATGGCTCATAAGCATGACAATTGCTTTTTAcctatgctgctgctgctttctTACTAATTAGTTAGGAATTTTTTGGTGGTAGTATATTGTTAATAACTTTTTATGTTTAGTAATTAATTTCAGCTTAAGCAAACAATTCTCAGTTTCAGTGTTATGTAATAATGACTTCTATGGACAATTGTTctaaaaaacaaaagatttcGGTTATAAGGACGTTCATATCGTTTTCTTCATAATGTCACGCAGAAAAGATTTTTGCTCAACAAAAAATTAGGTTGTTATGTCACGTTTACATTTATAAAAGTATATATAAATCGGAGACGGAATTCTTAAGACATGGACCTATGAACCTATAAGTgccttttattaaaaaacagaGATAGATTCAGATTACTAGCaggtttttatagccgattccaatCGGTGTACAGCAATACCATAATTTTTGTAGTGCAGTTCTACATGACTAATTGCATAAGTTTGTgagtggaatttttttttattttctcttcaGGGTTTGAACCCTGTCACATTGAGTGCTATCATGGCCTTTTAATTTACACGTCACGTTGGCTCCCACATCGATTGCCGAAAATTACGAATATCCCGATTTTAGTGGGCCTATATGGTgggctggaggccaccgtagcgcagaggtaagcatgtccgcatatgacgctgaacgcctaggttcgaatcctggcgagaccatcagaaaaaattttcagtggtggttttcccctcctaatgctggcaacatttatgaggtactatgccatgtaaaacttctctccaaagaggtgtcgcactgcggcacgccgttcggactcggctataaaagggaggccccttatcattgagcttaaacttgaatcggactgcattcattgatatgtgagagtttgcccctgttccttagtggaatgttcatgggcaaaatttgcatttgcatatggtGGGCTGAAAAGTattaacaaaagacttaagacacaaactcgaAAAGTCATCAGCAACTCTCCCTTAaataaaagacttaagacacaaactcgaaaattttatcatgaaatgaatttttttaaggtaACAATTTACTCTTGACGTGATATCGTTCTAATtacaaaaagatttaaaaaaaaaattataaaaatttaaaaaaaatgtcaaatttttaaatttaaaatttttaaatataaaatatgaaggatatatatttatatatagaaaaaataaaaaaaaaatccgtctgtatgtctggcGACTTCTTTTCTGTGATCAATAGACATCTTTCATGCCTCTCCTTTGGATGATTAATAAAAACCATATGATGGGCTgattagtattgggttgcccaaaaactaattgcggatttttcatatagtcggcgttgacaaattttttcacagcttgtgactctgtaattgcattctttcttctgtcagttatcagctgttacttttagcttgctttcgaaaaaaggtgtaaaaaaagtatatttgattaaagttcattttagttttttttaaatgcaagttttttaaaaatgcatttactttcttttaaaaaatccgcaattactttttgggcaacccaatataaacaaaaGATTTAAGACACAAACTCTGAAATTCATCCCTTAAataaaaagacttaagacacaaacaaaCTCGAATATTTTATcatgaaattaattttctttttgtttacaatttactctgtgacagaagaaagaatgcaattacagagtcacaagccgttgaaaaaaattgtcaacgccgactatattactactatattaccgacaattactttttgggcaactcaatatttaggagctgtatctaaatctaaaccgatttcgagcaaacttttcagatattgtggtcgtagtcgagaaaagcgttgtacaaagttttggcaagattggtgaataaatgcgcttgcagtggctataGGAGCGAAAACCGAGCGATGTATatgtataagagctatatctatgaAAATTCTATctgaaattctatgaaattcagcagtaatatcgagagtcaagagaaaatccttcctgctaaatttcgacagaataggataacaaatgatcacattattaaaatattagttcaaatcggatgaacatatatatgggagctatatccaaatctgaaccgatttttttcaatttcaatagtctTCGTCCCTAGGccgaaaacatgcctgtaccgaaTTTTAAAACGATCGGATGACTACTGCGACCcgaactttgtacacaaataaacatggacagacggacggacctagctaaatcgaatcagcaagtgattctgggtcgatcggttTACCTACTTCTggaattacaaacaaatgcactaagttataccaccctgtaccatagtagtggtgtagggtataatgatatTCGATCTCACGGTCAAACAATATTGGAAAagatttatattattttattattaaacttAAACCAATAAACCCCGATCATCGATTCCGCTGTCCaatgttgatgaaatttcatatatttacTATTGACGGTATTTTATTgtaaatatctaaaaattgtttttttttttttcaactgttttaaatttattttgccgcCCGAATGACATAACGACCTCAGACTTGTAATTGCGCTTCTCCTTTATTTTTACCATAAATCGAATTTTGAACTAAATTTGCGATTTCTTTATTTCATGTTGAGTCAGTAGCTATAAACAATACATACGACGGACGAGTATATTTGTAAATGGCATAagtaaatttcaaatgaaagtcaACTGCAGATTATCACCGGAATTGAATAACTTTTTGTAAATTCCAAATAATTTCATAGTCCATATGgcgaaaaatataaattgtCATTATTATTGTATAATCCGTTCAATCGGTGGAACGAACCACTCCACTACTACaattcaatttgtttatttttgttgtggtttctaaagatttctgtgtgtgtgtgtgtgtgtgaggcgTGCATTGCATTCGCAAATAATTTCTCCCAGAAAAGGGGACTCCGAATAATTCTGCCGCTGCCAACGCCATCCGTCACCTATGCCTCTGCTGCTTGCTTACCTGTCATCGGACAATTCAAAACTCCTAAACGCCTTGCTGCTGCTGCAGTTCAAAAGTACTTCATATTCATAAGAGCTAGCGCACAAGCTTTGGTTTCCCAGTAGGTTATGgttttattgtaaaaaaaacgagtaaaaaaagCAAACcgtcaacaataacaacaacataaataacaacaacagaaatCAATGATTAACACTGTCGTTTTCATTTGTGTAATCTTAATgacgataaaaaaataaacagagaGCTGGCAGTATTTGctctctccctctccctctctctctctctctcaatctCTTGATTATGGATACAATATTAGCAAAATAAAGTAGTACAGAAAAAACAGAACAGGTTGTAGAGCTGTTTGAATTTGTTATTGTATTTGAATTTATGATCAATAAAAAGGCTTTAACAACAGGTTTAATGTACTTTTTTTcaactttgtttttattatgtttATGTTTATATGTGTTTGATCATATTGCTTGCATATTGATATATCTATCTATTGCTTCGCAAAGAGTTACAATCATACGTACCTACATACAATTTGATATGCCATACAATACAAAAAGCAAGTGAATGTGATTTGCATTTAAGATATTGACACTTCAGCATTGTGCGCCTTATAACCCCATGCGTTGTTGAGTGTAAATACATGggaataaaaagtttattaaataTTGGTATACAATATTtgcacagaaagaaaaaaaaaagaaataaactaTAATTAATAAactgtataataaaataatttagaaACAGCATTTTGTCTGATAAAGTATTTTAAGCGTTTCTTATGATATCAACAAATCGCTATATTGGTTTCCCGTTTATGACACCAATATATCACTATTTTAATGGTTATACtcagaaaaaattgttagtagaaacaacaacaaaatttgcgGGTAACagcaaataagtaaaagcgtgccaagttcggccgggtcgaaccttgggaacccaccaccatggatgctgctaagaatttatacaaaataaatttagttgaaatgcataaatttattctacataccaaacctcTGCCAAAACATCAACAATTAAAGCTTCAGCGAACCGAACAGGGataatcgaaagaccggtttatatgggagctatatcaggttacagacctaatttgaccgtacttgacacagttgataagagtcataagagaacactacatgcaaaatttcagccaaaccggacaaaaattgcggcttccaggggctcaaaaaatcaaatcgggatatcggttaagCTGCTTATGTGTCTActcgaaacaaacaaataaacaaagcgTAAAAAGCACAACCCCacacagaaaacaagtaaaaaagcgttaggatcgaccgaactttgaatactcaccaccacgggtatatatatgtaaatcaccttttgtcaaaatccgatgaaaaatgcataacttatgccccatagcagctatatggaaatgtAATCCGATaaggaccaaatactaataagtttaagtcattgttctattgtgtataacgaaatgttggtctttttagtagctacatctaaaattaaaccgatctgaaccatatacgacacggatgtcgaaaagcctaacattagtcactgtcccaaatttcggcgacatcggacaatatatgcgccttttatggctccaaaaccttaaatcgagagatcgatctttatggcagctatatccaaatctagaccgatctgagccaaattgaagaagaatgtcgaagggcctaacacaactcactgtcccaaatttcggcgacatcggacaataaatgcgccttttatgggcccaaaacctttaatcgacagatcggtctatatggcagctatatgtaaatcttaatcgatctaggccaaattgcagaaatatgtcgaggggcctaacttaactcattgtcccaaatttcggtgacatcggacaataaatgcgcctgtttttgggcccaaaaccttgtatCGAGACATCgctgtatatggcagctctattcaaatctggaccgatcttggccaaattgtagaagaatttcgaagggcctaacacaacttactgtccccaatttcggcgaaatcggacaataaatgcgccttttatgggcccataatcttaaatcgagagaatggtctatatggcagctatatccaaatctgaaccgatttgagccaaattgaagaaagatgtcgaagggtctaacacaactcactgtatcaaatttcggcaaaatcaaataataaatgtggcttttatccgcctaagaccccaaatcaggaaatcggtctatatgacagatatatccaaatctggaccgatctccgccaaattgaagaagggtgtcgaaagacctaacacaactcactgccccaaatttaagctaaatctaataataaatgtggcttttctgggcctaagaccctaaatcggggaatcggtctatatggcagctatatccaaatctacaccgatctgagccaaattgacgaaggatgtcgaagggcctaacacaactcactgccccaaatttcagcaaaatcggataataaatgtggctttaataggtctaagacccataatcggcggatcggtctatatgggggctatatcttgttatagtccgacatatcccatcttcgaacttaatctgcttatggacaagtaaagaatctgtgcaaagtttcagctcaatatctctatttttaaaaactgttgcgtgatttcaacagacggacatggctagatcgtcttcgatttttacgctgataaagactatatatacttcatagggtcggaaatgaatatttcgatgtgttgcaaacggaatgacgaaaggaatatacctccatccttcagtggtgggtataaaaatatcacaaaaatatttccaattaaaactttaattgaaaataaaagtgttttcaattaaaaattttattgaaaataaaaatggttacaattaaaaaattaattgaatcaatcattttttttttttgttgaatcatgacttcttgTCAATTACCATCGAGATTGCAATGTTggcaaatttctataaaaaaaattaattgatttaattatttttttaattgaatatgcaatacttttaattgaaatttttttcaaaaactatgaTTGATATGAttattgaagcagtttcaattaaaaaattaattggatcaattaatttcgtaatTGAACCCCATTTTTATTTCTTCAATGCGACAAAAACTTaacaataatttgtttttatttttttttactttcagtcTCTGTAACACCACCACCTCAAAGGCCATGGATTCCTTTGGCAAAACCCAACAAAAACAGACCAGCCTGTAAGTGTGAACTTTCGCTCTTCCCTGGGAATAAAAAATAATCTTTTTCTCTTTCCTTCTTAGGCTTATTCACTGTCATGTGCTACAATGTGCTGTGTGACAAATATGCCACAAGGCAAATGTATGGCTATTGCCCTTCATGGGCTCTCAGTTGGGAATATCGCAAAAAGGCCATACTAGATGAAATTCGTCATTATTCGGCAGACATTATCAGCTTGCAGGAAATTGAGACGgaacaattttataatttctttttgCCGGAACTAAAGAATGATGGCTATGAGGGTATATTCTCACCCAAGTCCAGGGCCAAGACAATGTCGGAAGTGGAACGCAAATATGTGGATGGTTGCGCCATATTCTTTAGGACCTTGAAGTAAGTAAAGAAGAAAACGAAGTTTTTGTTTAAAGAGATTATTTTATgggtgtttttgtttgttttcgttTCCAGATTCTCTCTTATCAAAGAACATTTGATTGAATTCAATCAATTGGCAATGGCCAACGCTGAAGGCTCGGACAACATGCTGAATCGTGTAATGCCCAAAGACAATATTGGCCTGGCCGCCTTACTCAAGGTCAAAGAGAATGCCTGGGATCCCGAATTGGATGTCTCGCAATCCTCGCAAGCCCTGCTGGTCTGCACCGCCCACATACATTGGGATCCGGAATTTTGCGATGTCAAACTCATACAGACCATGATGCTAAGCAATGAATTGAAATCGATTATTGACGAGGCCAGTCACAGTTTTCGACCTGGCCACAAGAATGATGTGAACAGTGTACAGCTGTTGTTGTGTGGCGATTTCAATTCATTGCCCGACTCTGGTGTCATCGAGTTCCTGAGCAAGGGACGCGTCAACATGGATCATGGCGACTTCAAGGATATGGGCTATAAATCATGCCTGCAACGTTTACTCTCGAATGATACCACAGAATTTACGCATTCCTTTAAGTTGGCCTCGGCCTACAGCGAGGACATAATGCCCCATACAAATTATACATTTGACTTTAAGGGAATCATTGACTATATATTCTATACGAAGACGGGCATGGTGCCGTTGGGCCTGCTGGGGCCCATATCGAATGATTGGCTACGCGAAAATAAAGTCGTAGGCTGTCCGCATCCTCACATACCCTCCGATCATTTTCCACTGTTGGTGGAATTGGAACTGATGCATACGGCAAGTCAACAATTGCCACCAAATGGCTTGATCAGTCGGCGGTAGCAATAAAACGCCGAACAGCAAAGTCATCAATGCCGCCGTCGTCGTCGCAGCCGCTGCAGTAACAAGACAACGTTAACAGCCTTttataacagcaacaacaacaacataaagagcaactataacaacaacaacaacacatcaaacattatcaaaattttcatcatcaccatcattatCAACAAGCGCAAGAAATTCTGCATTGTTCTTAAGAAGCAGCACTTGTTCTGTCCCTGTAGCAGGTTTgtaagcagcagcagcagcaccaccaccacccagCCGTTAGGATTTTTTGATTCTGGTAATCATAATGCAAAAGCTGCCAACGTTGTccatcaacaacaaaatttgcaaataaatcCTTCTCATATCGCCGTAGCCTTTTTATTTGTCATTGATTTCTATGTTAAAGTAGCTCGCTCCCAACTCCTTCTCACCCTCATTGTCCTTtacatcataaaaaatttatacaaaatcataagagaaattataaaaaaatcttcaaccacaacaaacaccaccaccaccttcaACACAAGGACCACAAGAACAATCTTTTTCAAACAACAGCAACTACAACCACTGATGTCATCATGATCATAACGGAAAACCAAGCAACTACACCACTGATGTCATCATGATCATAACGGAAAACCAAGCAactacaaatttaataataataataaaaacaacaacaacacaaccaacaaacaaataaaacataatttattttttaagttttaaaaatttaattaattaaacaacaaacaaaaaacacaaaacttaGCAATTTAAATCTAAATCTTTAGTTTCCTTTCTTTACTTATCTTACAAAGAAACTCCTTTTTTTTCCCCCTCTCTCAAACACCCACCCTTATACCAACTATGAGTACACAGAGAAAAAGTATTATaagaaaaactcttttttaattaaaaaattaattgatttgatTAAGGGCTTATCGTTAATATGCCCAAAACGAGCAGAAAACCCAAACAAATACAGGTAGCACTGCCAAACTAGGGATCTTTGAAATGACatgttccacaaaaaaaaaaaagaaaaatttttta
This Stomoxys calcitrans chromosome 2, idStoCalc2.1, whole genome shotgun sequence DNA region includes the following protein-coding sequences:
- the LOC106088732 gene encoding CCR4-NOT transcription complex subunit 6-like, whose product is MQPGNLYKMSRNKDKYESANRRQQIFMSPEDVAAGKKSNWTGIEITGCVRNISPSLWEFEHLTALYLNDNHLLRLPADIGLLVNLRTLDVSSNKLRSLPAELGELIQLRELLLNNNFLRVLPYEIGKLFHLHVLGLMGNPLQKEFLSIYNEPNGTQKLLTYMLDNLSISVTPPPQRPWIPLAKPNKNRPACLFTVMCYNVLCDKYATRQMYGYCPSWALSWEYRKKAILDEIRHYSADIISLQEIETEQFYNFFLPELKNDGYEGIFSPKSRAKTMSEVERKYVDGCAIFFRTLKFSLIKEHLIEFNQLAMANAEGSDNMLNRVMPKDNIGLAALLKVKENAWDPELDVSQSSQALLVCTAHIHWDPEFCDVKLIQTMMLSNELKSIIDEASHSFRPGHKNDVNSVQLLLCGDFNSLPDSGVIEFLSKGRVNMDHGDFKDMGYKSCLQRLLSNDTTEFTHSFKLASAYSEDIMPHTNYTFDFKGIIDYIFYTKTGMVPLGLLGPISNDWLRENKVVGCPHPHIPSDHFPLLVELELMHTASQQLPPNGLISRR